A DNA window from Sphingomonas profundi contains the following coding sequences:
- a CDS encoding SAM-dependent methyltransferase, which produces MDVHTSSPPPPPAGVSRGRHLLTADRGFATGAGWLSRLIAPGFHSLLDRIDRGLEHGALEATLPDGTRRLLGGRGPGPAVIVDLVSWRALLRLMTTGSVGWYRAWAEGEWTSPDPVALFALFMLNRRTLGGTARAKGWGRMVNRAAHAFRRNSRTRAKRNIRFHYDLGNDFYAAWLDRGMAYSSALFAEPIGPRESLEVAQARKVKALLARLDLRPGQRLLEIGCGWGGLAEVAARDFGVEVVGITLSESQQAYADARMAAAGLSGRVGIELADYRDVAGTYDAVASVEMVEAVGAEYWPAYMQAIARALKPGGRAAIQFITIDDAIFERYAASADFIQTYVFPGGMLVSESRFRAAAEAAGLAWSEPHRFGLHYAETLRRWRDAYDMADEEGRLPPGFDPAFARLWRYYLMYCEGGFRGGGIDVAQVTLTRT; this is translated from the coding sequence ATGGACGTGCACACCTCGTCGCCCCCACCTCCCCCCGCCGGCGTGTCGCGCGGGCGGCACCTGCTCACCGCCGATCGCGGCTTCGCGACCGGGGCGGGCTGGCTGTCCCGCCTGATCGCGCCGGGCTTCCACTCGCTGCTGGACCGGATCGATCGCGGGCTGGAGCATGGCGCGCTGGAGGCGACCCTGCCGGACGGGACGCGGCGGCTGCTGGGCGGGCGCGGGCCGGGGCCGGCGGTGATCGTCGATCTCGTCAGCTGGCGGGCGCTGCTGCGGCTGATGACGACGGGTTCGGTCGGCTGGTATCGCGCCTGGGCCGAGGGTGAGTGGACCAGCCCCGATCCGGTGGCCTTGTTCGCCCTGTTCATGCTCAACCGGCGGACCCTGGGCGGCACCGCGCGCGCCAAGGGCTGGGGCCGGATGGTGAACCGCGCCGCTCATGCCTTCCGCCGCAACAGCCGGACGCGGGCTAAGCGCAACATCCGTTTCCACTACGATCTGGGCAACGATTTCTACGCCGCCTGGCTTGATCGCGGCATGGCCTATTCCAGCGCGCTGTTCGCCGAGCCGATCGGCCCGCGCGAGAGCCTGGAGGTGGCGCAGGCGCGCAAGGTAAAGGCGCTGCTCGCCCGGCTGGACCTGCGGCCCGGCCAGCGGCTGCTGGAGATCGGCTGCGGCTGGGGCGGCCTGGCCGAGGTGGCGGCGCGCGATTTCGGTGTCGAGGTGGTCGGCATCACGCTGTCGGAGTCGCAGCAGGCCTATGCCGATGCGCGGATGGCGGCGGCGGGCCTTTCCGGCCGGGTGGGCATCGAGCTGGCGGATTATCGCGATGTCGCCGGCACCTACGATGCGGTGGCCAGCGTCGAGATGGTGGAGGCGGTGGGCGCGGAATATTGGCCGGCCTACATGCAGGCGATCGCCCGCGCGCTGAAGCCGGGCGGGCGCGCCGCGATCCAGTTCATCACGATCGACGACGCGATCTTCGAACGCTACGCCGCCAGCGCCGACTTCATCCAGACCTACGTCTTTCCCGGCGGCATGCTGGTATCGGAGAGCCGCTTCCGCGCGGCGGCGGAGGCGGCGGGCCTCGCGTGGAGCGAGCCGCATCGCTTCGGCCTCCATTATGCCGAGACGCTCCGCCGCTGGCGCGACGCCTACGACATGGCGGACGAGGAGGGGCGGCTGCCGCCCGGCTTCGACCCGGCCTTCGCGCGGTTGTGGCGCTATTACCTGATGTACTGCGAGGGCGGCTTCCGGGGCGGCGGCATCGACGTGGCGCAGGTGACGCTGACGCGGACGTGA
- a CDS encoding cryptochrome/photolyase family protein has translation MADPVLLWFRQDLRLADQVALVAAAGEGPVVPVYVLDDAAPGDWRIGGAQRWWLHHSLTALAEALKAKGVPLILRRGDSADEIARLAAEVGARRVHALHHLEPWWRAAEAAVAGRLDLCLHDGTRLLPPERVLTGTGGRYRMFTAFWRALEQQMPPPAPLPAPKRIEAVARPPASDRLADWALLPTKPDWAGGFAEWTPGEAGATAELDRFLPALADYGVARNLPSQTGTSRLSPHLHHGEISPATVWHRAAAADRGHAGPFLRELAWRDFTGNIIDQYGDYGDRNGRAAYDAMPWRTGKAADADFNAWTKGRTGYPIVDAGMRQLWATGWMHNRVRMIAASFVIKHLLIDWRRGERWYWDTLVDADYGNNSVNWQWVAGTGIDSNPFGRMMAPLVQSPKFDAGDYIRTWVPELADVPDAAIHDPHGAGLAPAAYPAPLIGHREARERALAAAKRV, from the coding sequence GTGGCCGATCCCGTCCTGCTCTGGTTCCGCCAGGATCTGCGGCTGGCGGACCAGGTGGCGCTGGTCGCCGCCGCCGGCGAGGGGCCGGTGGTGCCGGTCTACGTGCTGGACGATGCGGCGCCCGGTGACTGGCGGATCGGCGGCGCGCAGCGCTGGTGGCTGCACCACAGCCTGACCGCTCTGGCGGAGGCGCTGAAGGCGAAGGGCGTTCCCCTGATCCTGCGGCGCGGCGACAGCGCCGACGAGATCGCGCGGCTGGCGGCGGAGGTGGGCGCCCGCCGCGTCCACGCGCTCCACCATCTCGAACCGTGGTGGCGGGCGGCCGAGGCGGCGGTGGCCGGGCGGCTCGACCTCTGCCTGCACGACGGCACGCGGCTGCTGCCGCCGGAGCGCGTGCTGACCGGCACGGGCGGCCGCTATCGCATGTTCACCGCCTTCTGGCGCGCGCTGGAGCAGCAGATGCCGCCCCCGGCGCCGCTGCCCGCGCCGAAGCGGATCGAGGCGGTCGCGCGCCCGCCGGCATCGGACCGGCTGGCGGACTGGGCGCTGCTGCCGACGAAGCCGGACTGGGCCGGCGGCTTTGCCGAGTGGACGCCGGGCGAGGCGGGCGCGACGGCGGAGCTCGACCGCTTCCTGCCTGCCCTCGCCGACTATGGCGTCGCGCGGAACCTGCCGTCGCAGACGGGCACGTCGCGCCTCTCGCCGCACCTGCACCATGGCGAAATCTCGCCGGCGACGGTGTGGCACCGGGCCGCCGCGGCGGACCGGGGCCACGCGGGCCCGTTCCTGCGCGAACTCGCCTGGCGGGACTTCACCGGCAATATCATCGACCAATATGGCGACTATGGCGATCGCAACGGCCGCGCCGCCTATGATGCGATGCCGTGGCGCACCGGCAAGGCGGCCGACGCCGACTTCAACGCCTGGACGAAGGGCCGCACCGGCTATCCGATCGTCGATGCCGGGATGCGCCAGCTGTGGGCGACGGGCTGGATGCACAATCGCGTGCGGATGATCGCCGCCTCCTTCGTCATCAAGCATCTGCTGATCGACTGGCGCCGCGGCGAGCGCTGGTACTGGGACACGCTGGTGGACGCCGATTACGGCAACAACAGCGTGAACTGGCAGTGGGTGGCGGGCACCGGCATCGATTCCAATCCGTTCGGCCGGATGATGGCGCCGCTGGTGCAATCCCCCAAGTTCGACGCCGGCGATTACATCCGCACCTGGGTGCCGGAACTGGCCGACGTGCCGGACGCGGCGATCCACGATCCGCACGGCGCCGGCCTGGCGCCTGCCGCCTACCCCGCGCCGCTGATCGGCCATCGCGAGGCGCGGGAGCGGGCGCTGGCGGCGGCGAAGCGGGTGTGA
- a CDS encoding 2-oxoacid:ferredoxin oxidoreductase subunit beta: MNDMTAIKTTPKDWETDQEVRWCPGCGDYAVLKAVQRTMPELGVRPENVVFVSGIGCSSRFPYYMETYGFHTIHGRAPAVATGVKLANPELDVWIITGDGDALSIGGNHTMHLLRRNLDCQILLFNNEIYGLTKGQYSPTSRVGTRSPSTPFGSVDRPASACAFALGSGARFIARAIDTHKNLPAVLKAAHAHKGASFVEIYQNCIVYNDDVFAPFTEKKNAAEMQIWLEHNKPILFAGGAKGLTLDRADLKLHVVDVADGDWQAAGVIVHDRTNHGIAQMLIDLGPADGMPVALGVIYDHPRPTFDRAVVEQNAAAAAGKKPDLQALISKGQTWQVEKEPHAS; the protein is encoded by the coding sequence ATGAACGACATGACCGCGATCAAGACGACGCCGAAGGATTGGGAGACCGACCAGGAGGTGCGCTGGTGCCCCGGCTGCGGCGACTATGCCGTGCTGAAGGCCGTGCAGCGGACGATGCCGGAACTGGGCGTGCGGCCCGAGAATGTCGTGTTCGTCAGCGGCATCGGCTGCTCCAGCCGCTTCCCTTATTATATGGAGACGTACGGCTTCCACACCATCCACGGCCGCGCGCCGGCGGTGGCGACGGGCGTGAAGCTGGCCAATCCGGAACTGGACGTGTGGATCATCACCGGCGACGGCGACGCGCTGTCGATCGGCGGCAACCACACGATGCACCTGCTCAGGCGCAATCTCGATTGCCAGATCCTGCTGTTCAACAACGAGATATACGGGCTGACCAAGGGGCAATATTCGCCCACCAGCCGCGTCGGCACGCGATCGCCCTCCACCCCGTTCGGATCGGTCGACCGGCCGGCCAGCGCCTGCGCGTTCGCGCTGGGATCGGGCGCGCGGTTCATCGCCCGGGCGATCGACACGCACAAGAACCTGCCCGCCGTGCTGAAGGCGGCGCACGCCCACAAGGGCGCGAGCTTCGTCGAGATCTACCAGAATTGCATCGTCTACAATGACGACGTGTTCGCCCCCTTCACCGAGAAGAAGAACGCGGCCGAGATGCAGATCTGGCTGGAGCATAACAAGCCGATCCTGTTCGCCGGCGGCGCGAAGGGGCTGACCCTGGACCGCGCCGACCTGAAGCTGCACGTGGTGGACGTGGCGGACGGCGACTGGCAGGCCGCCGGCGTGATCGTGCACGATCGCACGAACCACGGCATCGCCCAGATGCTGATCGATCTCGGCCCGGCAGACGGGATGCCGGTGGCGCTTGGCGTGATCTACGATCATCCGCGCCCCACCTTCGACCGTGCCGTCGTCGAGCAGAATGCGGCGGCGGCGGCGGGAAAGAAGCCGGACCTCCAGGCGTTGATCTCCAAGGGCCAGACCTGGCAGGTCGAGAAGGAGCCGCACGCCTCATGA
- a CDS encoding 2-oxoacid:acceptor oxidoreductase subunit alpha, translated as MASAVHELTPAEAHADPAPEAIVVRFAGDSGDGMQLTGGQFTLSTALAGNDLATFPDFPAEIRAPQGTLFGVSAFQINFGSTAIETAGDAPDVLIAMNPAALKTNVGALKPGGLIIADEGEFGARNLAKAQYQVSPLADGSLAKWRLMTLNISQLTMDAVKPFGLGNKEALRCKNMWTLGLALWMFDRDRGPIVDWLKAKFAKAPVLAEANIAALNAGHAFGDTAEMSADVRQHHVPAAPSEPGLYRTVTGAEAISDGLVAGAQLAGVKMFFGGYPITPASAILHHLSRLKEYGVTTFQAEDEIAAIASAIGASYAGQLGVTSSSGPGIALKGEAMGLAIMTELPLVIVNSQRGGPSTGLPTKTEQSDLYQAVYGRNGDAPMPVIAARSPADAFDCAIEAVRLATQFMTPVMLLTDGYIANAAEPWKVPDMSTYAPFPVRYLDAVPEGGFKPYARDAKLARPWVKPGTPGLLHRIGGIEKQVDTGHLDYSPANHQAMTDLRAGKVNGIADHIPEQAVELGETRGRLAIVGWGSTFGPIHQAVRRARARGMDVAHIHIRHVWPLPRNLGALLRGYDKVIVPEMNTGQLKTVLRDQYLVDARPLTKVSGQPFRIAEIEDAIAAALGSAHGGEGEVPASAGQLPNPVGAEDLETAGIHVGSNRSPEPRS; from the coding sequence ATGGCCTCTGCCGTTCACGAATTGACCCCCGCCGAAGCCCATGCCGATCCGGCGCCCGAGGCGATCGTGGTGCGCTTCGCCGGCGATTCGGGTGACGGGATGCAGCTGACGGGCGGGCAGTTCACCCTTTCCACGGCGCTGGCGGGCAACGATCTGGCGACCTTCCCCGACTTTCCGGCCGAAATCCGCGCGCCGCAGGGCACGCTGTTCGGCGTCTCCGCCTTCCAGATCAACTTCGGATCGACGGCGATCGAGACGGCGGGCGATGCGCCCGACGTGCTGATCGCGATGAACCCGGCGGCGCTGAAGACGAATGTCGGCGCGCTGAAGCCCGGCGGCCTCATCATCGCCGACGAGGGCGAGTTCGGCGCCCGCAACCTGGCCAAGGCGCAGTATCAGGTGAGCCCGCTCGCCGACGGCAGCCTCGCGAAGTGGCGGCTGATGACGCTCAACATCTCCCAGCTGACGATGGACGCGGTGAAGCCGTTCGGCCTCGGCAACAAGGAGGCGCTGCGCTGCAAGAACATGTGGACGCTGGGCCTGGCGCTGTGGATGTTCGATCGCGATCGCGGGCCGATCGTCGACTGGCTGAAGGCAAAGTTCGCCAAGGCGCCGGTGCTGGCGGAGGCCAACATCGCCGCGCTGAACGCCGGCCACGCCTTTGGCGACACGGCCGAGATGTCCGCCGACGTGCGCCAGCACCACGTGCCGGCCGCCCCTTCCGAACCCGGCCTCTACCGCACGGTGACGGGGGCGGAGGCGATATCGGACGGGCTGGTGGCGGGCGCGCAGCTGGCCGGCGTGAAGATGTTCTTCGGCGGCTATCCGATCACGCCGGCCTCGGCGATCCTGCACCATCTCTCCCGCCTCAAGGAATATGGCGTCACCACCTTCCAGGCGGAGGACGAGATCGCCGCGATCGCGAGTGCGATCGGCGCCTCCTATGCCGGGCAGCTCGGCGTCACCTCCTCCTCCGGCCCCGGCATCGCGCTGAAGGGCGAGGCGATGGGGCTGGCGATCATGACCGAGCTGCCGCTGGTGATCGTCAATTCGCAGCGTGGCGGGCCTTCGACGGGCCTGCCGACCAAGACCGAGCAGTCCGATCTCTACCAGGCCGTCTACGGCCGCAACGGCGACGCGCCGATGCCGGTGATCGCCGCCCGGTCGCCGGCCGACGCATTCGACTGCGCGATCGAGGCGGTGCGGCTCGCCACGCAGTTCATGACGCCGGTGATGCTGCTGACGGACGGCTACATCGCCAATGCCGCCGAGCCGTGGAAGGTGCCCGACATGAGCACCTACGCGCCCTTCCCGGTGCGGTATCTGGATGCGGTGCCGGAAGGCGGCTTCAAGCCCTATGCGCGCGACGCGAAGCTGGCGCGGCCGTGGGTGAAGCCGGGCACGCCGGGCCTGCTGCACCGCATCGGCGGGATCGAGAAGCAGGTGGATACCGGCCACCTCGATTACTCGCCGGCCAACCACCAGGCGATGACCGACCTGCGCGCCGGCAAGGTGAACGGCATCGCCGACCATATCCCGGAACAGGCGGTGGAGCTGGGCGAGACCCGCGGGCGGCTGGCGATCGTCGGCTGGGGATCGACCTTCGGGCCGATCCACCAGGCGGTGCGGCGCGCCCGCGCGCGCGGGATGGACGTGGCCCACATCCACATCCGCCACGTCTGGCCGCTGCCGCGCAACCTGGGCGCGCTGCTGCGCGGCTACGACAAGGTGATCGTGCCGGAAATGAACACCGGCCAGCTGAAGACGGTGCTGCGTGACCAGTATCTGGTCGACGCGCGGCCGCTCACGAAGGTCAGCGGCCAGCCCTTCCGCATCGCCGAGATCGAGGATGCGATCGCCGCCGCGCTCGGCTCCGCCCATGGCGGGGAGGGCGAGGTGCCGGCATCGGCCGGGCAGCTGCCGAACCCGGTGGGCGCCGAAGATCTGGAAACCGCCGGCATCCACGTCGGCTCGAACCGCAGCCCGGAACCCCGCTCATGA
- a CDS encoding ATP-binding protein, producing MSAETKKDVLARIAEALERLAPAPPVPADPAAHPAYVWRAGGLAAARAFAPLPLSLLSGVEAQKAALLENGRRLAQGHAAHDVLLWGARGAGKSALVKASVGALQAEGYCIALIEVAAEHLEQLPALFALIAGADRAYVLFVDDLGFEEGSAAPRLLRSLLEGGAEARPGNARLYVTANRRHIVSRSLAEQDDPINPRDVVDDKLALADRFGLSLGFHVCDQSTYVAMVAGYAAKLGLPFDEKEAIAWATQRGSRSGRVAWQYVVELAGREGRAL from the coding sequence GTGAGCGCGGAAACCAAGAAGGATGTGCTGGCGCGCATCGCCGAGGCGCTGGAGCGGCTGGCGCCGGCGCCGCCCGTGCCGGCCGATCCGGCGGCGCACCCGGCCTATGTGTGGCGCGCGGGCGGGCTGGCGGCGGCGCGGGCCTTTGCGCCGCTGCCGCTGTCGCTGCTGAGCGGGGTGGAGGCGCAGAAGGCGGCGCTGCTGGAGAATGGCCGCCGGCTGGCCCAAGGCCACGCCGCGCATGACGTGCTGCTGTGGGGCGCGCGCGGCGCCGGCAAGTCCGCGCTGGTGAAGGCCAGCGTCGGCGCTTTGCAGGCCGAGGGCTATTGCATCGCGCTGATCGAGGTGGCGGCGGAGCATCTGGAGCAACTGCCCGCATTGTTCGCGCTGATCGCCGGGGCGGATCGCGCCTACGTCCTGTTCGTCGACGATCTCGGCTTCGAGGAGGGGAGCGCCGCGCCGCGCCTGCTGCGATCGCTGCTGGAAGGCGGAGCGGAGGCGCGGCCCGGCAATGCGCGGCTGTACGTGACGGCCAATCGCCGCCACATCGTCTCCCGCAGCCTCGCCGAGCAGGACGACCCGATCAACCCGCGCGACGTGGTGGACGACAAGCTGGCGCTGGCCGACCGCTTCGGCCTGAGCCTGGGCTTCCACGTGTGCGACCAGTCGACCTACGTGGCGATGGTGGCGGGCTATGCGGCGAAGCTGGGCCTGCCGTTCGACGAGAAGGAGGCGATCGCCTGGGCGACGCAGCGCGGCAGCCGATCCGGCCGGGTGGCGTGGCAATATGTGGTGGAGCTGGCCGGGCGCGAGGGCCGGGCGCTGTAG
- a CDS encoding amidohydrolase, with amino-acid sequence MHKPLLALAAAFAAAPVLAAAPSPTPLTQAVRGDMPGLLAIYRDLHAHPELGFAETRSAAILAAEARKAGFTVTTGVGGTGVVAVMRNGPGPVLLLRADMDALPVVEQTGLPYASTAKAVAAGGVETGVMHACGHDTHMTTWIGTARRLAAMKDKWSGTLVMIGQPAEEIGGGAKAMLEDGLYTRFPKPSVVIAFHDSASLPAGTIGYADGYAMANVDSVDILVKGVGGHGAYPHLTKDPVVLAARIVGTLQTLVSRETAPVDSAVVTVGSFHAGSKHNIIPDEARLQLTVRSYAPEVRQHLLDGIARIARGEAIAAGMPEDRMPVVTPALTYTPATRNTQPLTDRIVAVFRQRFGENKVEQVKAEMGGEDFSRYALADPSIQSLLFRVGGVPQAKWMAAGGDPTKLPSLHSPYWAPDAEPTIATATEAMTIAALTILKK; translated from the coding sequence ATGCACAAGCCGCTCCTCGCTCTCGCCGCCGCGTTCGCCGCAGCCCCTGTGCTCGCCGCGGCGCCATCGCCGACGCCGCTCACCCAGGCGGTGCGCGGCGACATGCCCGGCCTGCTCGCCATCTACCGCGATCTCCACGCCCATCCCGAGCTGGGCTTCGCCGAGACGCGCAGCGCCGCCATCCTCGCCGCAGAGGCGCGCAAGGCCGGCTTCACCGTCACCACCGGCGTCGGCGGGACAGGCGTCGTCGCGGTCATGCGGAACGGCCCCGGCCCGGTGCTGCTGCTGCGCGCGGACATGGACGCGCTGCCCGTGGTGGAGCAGACCGGCCTGCCTTATGCCAGCACGGCCAAGGCGGTGGCGGCCGGCGGCGTGGAGACGGGCGTGATGCACGCCTGCGGCCACGATACGCACATGACGACGTGGATCGGCACCGCCCGCCGGCTGGCGGCGATGAAGGACAAGTGGTCCGGCACGCTGGTGATGATCGGCCAGCCCGCCGAGGAGATCGGTGGCGGCGCCAAGGCGATGCTGGAGGACGGGCTCTACACGCGCTTTCCCAAGCCGTCGGTCGTGATCGCCTTCCACGATTCCGCCTCGCTGCCGGCCGGCACGATCGGCTATGCCGACGGCTACGCGATGGCCAACGTCGACTCGGTCGACATCCTGGTGAAGGGTGTCGGCGGCCACGGCGCCTACCCGCATCTCACCAAGGATCCGGTCGTGCTGGCGGCGCGCATCGTCGGCACCCTGCAGACGCTGGTCTCGCGCGAGACGGCGCCCGTCGACAGCGCCGTCGTCACCGTCGGCAGCTTCCATGCCGGGTCCAAGCACAACATCATCCCGGATGAGGCCCGGCTGCAGCTCACCGTGCGCAGCTATGCGCCGGAGGTGCGGCAGCATCTGCTGGACGGCATCGCCCGGATCGCGCGGGGCGAGGCGATCGCCGCCGGCATGCCGGAAGACAGGATGCCCGTCGTCACCCCCGCCCTCACCTACACGCCCGCAACCCGCAACACCCAGCCGCTGACCGATCGCATCGTCGCCGTCTTCCGCCAGCGTTTCGGCGAGAACAAGGTCGAGCAGGTGAAGGCCGAGATGGGCGGCGAGGATTTCAGCCGCTACGCGCTCGCCGATCCCTCGATCCAGAGCCTGCTGTTCCGCGTCGGCGGCGTGCCCCAGGCGAAATGGATGGCGGCCGGTGGCGACCCGACCAAGCTGCCCTCGCTGCACAGCCCCTATTGGGCGCCCGATGCCGAGCCGACGATCGCCACCGCGACGGAGGCGATGACGATCGCCGCGCTCACCATATTGAAGAAGTAG
- a CDS encoding response regulator produces the protein MTGPRAGTRVLIVEDEPIIAMTAEDIIEEMGCIVAGSAATLEQATALAAAGGFDVAMLDINLNGETSLPVAAALHAAGTPFVFTTGYGSAGPGSDFSGVEVVKKPYRAIDLACALGRLAR, from the coding sequence ATGACGGGGCCGCGCGCCGGCACCCGCGTGCTGATCGTGGAGGACGAGCCGATCATCGCGATGACGGCGGAGGACATCATCGAGGAGATGGGCTGCATTGTCGCCGGCAGCGCCGCCACGCTGGAACAGGCGACGGCGCTGGCGGCGGCGGGCGGCTTCGACGTGGCGATGCTGGACATCAACCTGAACGGCGAGACGAGCCTGCCCGTGGCGGCGGCGCTGCACGCGGCGGGCACCCCCTTCGTCTTCACCACCGGCTATGGCAGCGCCGGGCCGGGCAGCGACTTCAGCGGGGTGGAGGTGGTGAAGAAGCCGTACCGCGCGATCGACCTCGCCTGCGCGCTGGGCCGGCTGGCCCGCTGA
- a CDS encoding sensor histidine kinase — translation MNRDMREPGWFASGGGDMGERIRGHDWAATPLGPPERWPHALHLSLGICLNSSFPIAIYWGPGLHLLYNDGWSPIPGKRHPHALGQPAHLVWPDIWPIVGPQFADVIASGRGYSTADQHLPMTRSGRLEESYWDYSFTPITGDDGRVAGILNQGHEVTDRVFERQRHALLLPLADRLRAIDDADAIAAAAVDALGAHLGCARAGYAEMDLAAGTYTVTHNWRRDADVAELRGTHALGAFGVDLHDALSTGAVFAVDDALEDRRVAGRPVAERYRAAGIRAGLVVPVLKGGQYAAAIFVHDDAPRCWTNHHETLLSSVAERIWEERGRARSARSLRESEGRYRLIFEQANDIIFTADLTQTITAANPAAGAALGVPPDALTGRSIAEFVAPDDLARTSGMLRRKLAAGGTTRYEVPVIGKDGASMRWDINSSLAIDDAGQPTGLHAIARDVTERHAHEESQRRLINELNHRVKNMLALVQALAMQSFKGDRPVEESQAGFQARLAALASAHDLLTREKWEGATLQEIVGAAVLPLAPERDRVAIGGPAVALAPKLAVSLVMAFHELATNAIRYGALAGEAGAVDVHWDRLPGGRLAIGWHERGGPPVAPPARRGFGLRMVERVLAKDLAAKVAIDFPATGFSCLIEAPLPAPAAGIAA, via the coding sequence ATGAACCGCGACATGCGTGAGCCCGGCTGGTTCGCGAGCGGCGGCGGCGACATGGGCGAGCGGATTCGCGGCCATGACTGGGCCGCGACGCCCCTCGGCCCGCCGGAGCGATGGCCGCACGCCCTGCACCTCTCCCTCGGCATCTGCCTGAACTCCAGCTTTCCGATCGCGATCTACTGGGGCCCGGGGCTACACCTGCTCTATAATGACGGCTGGTCGCCAATCCCCGGCAAGCGCCACCCGCATGCGCTGGGCCAGCCGGCGCATCTGGTGTGGCCAGATATCTGGCCGATCGTCGGCCCGCAGTTCGCGGACGTGATCGCGTCCGGCCGGGGCTATTCCACTGCCGACCAGCATCTGCCGATGACGCGATCCGGTCGGCTGGAGGAGAGCTACTGGGATTACAGCTTCACCCCGATTACCGGCGACGACGGCCGTGTCGCCGGCATCCTGAACCAGGGCCACGAAGTGACGGACCGCGTGTTCGAGCGGCAGCGCCACGCGCTGCTGCTGCCGCTGGCGGACCGGCTGCGCGCGATCGACGATGCCGATGCGATCGCGGCGGCGGCGGTCGATGCGCTGGGCGCGCACCTGGGCTGCGCGCGCGCCGGCTATGCCGAGATGGATCTCGCCGCCGGCACCTACACCGTGACGCACAACTGGCGGCGCGACGCGGACGTGGCCGAGCTGCGCGGCACCCACGCGCTGGGCGCGTTCGGCGTGGACCTGCACGACGCGCTGAGCACGGGCGCCGTCTTCGCGGTGGACGATGCGCTGGAGGACCGGCGGGTGGCGGGCCGGCCCGTGGCGGAACGCTACCGCGCGGCGGGCATCCGCGCCGGGCTGGTGGTGCCGGTGCTGAAGGGCGGCCAATATGCCGCCGCCATCTTCGTGCACGACGATGCGCCGCGCTGCTGGACGAACCATCACGAGACCCTGCTCTCCAGCGTCGCCGAGCGGATCTGGGAGGAGCGCGGTCGCGCGCGGAGCGCCCGGTCGCTGCGCGAGAGCGAGGGGCGCTACCGCCTGATCTTCGAGCAGGCGAACGACATCATCTTCACCGCCGATCTGACGCAGACGATCACCGCCGCCAACCCCGCCGCCGGCGCCGCGCTGGGGGTGCCGCCGGACGCGCTGACCGGCCGATCGATCGCGGAGTTCGTGGCGCCCGACGATCTGGCGCGGACCAGCGGGATGCTGCGCCGCAAGCTCGCGGCGGGCGGCACCACCCGCTACGAGGTGCCGGTGATCGGCAAAGACGGCGCCAGCATGCGCTGGGACATCAATTCCAGCCTGGCGATCGACGATGCCGGTCAGCCGACGGGCCTGCACGCGATCGCCCGCGACGTGACGGAGCGGCACGCGCACGAGGAGAGCCAGCGCCGCCTGATCAACGAGCTGAACCACCGGGTTAAGAACATGCTGGCGCTGGTGCAGGCGCTGGCGATGCAGAGCTTCAAGGGCGATCGGCCGGTGGAGGAATCGCAGGCCGGCTTCCAGGCGCGGCTGGCGGCCCTCGCCTCCGCCCACGACCTGCTGACGCGTGAGAAGTGGGAGGGGGCGACCCTGCAGGAGATCGTGGGCGCGGCCGTGCTGCCGCTGGCGCCGGAGCGCGATCGGGTGGCGATCGGCGGGCCGGCGGTGGCGCTGGCCCCCAAGCTCGCCGTATCGCTGGTCATGGCCTTCCACGAGCTTGCGACGAACGCGATCCGCTACGGCGCGCTGGCGGGCGAGGCGGGCGCGGTGGACGTCCACTGGGATCGCCTGCCCGGCGGCCGCCTGGCGATCGGCTGGCACGAGCGTGGCGGCCCGCCGGTCGCGCCGCCCGCCCGACGCGGCTTCGGCCTGCGGATGGTGGAGCGGGTGCTGGCCAAGGATCTGGCCGCCAAGGTGGCGATCGACTTTCCCGCCACCGGCTTCTCCTGCCTCATCGAGGCGCCGCTGCCGGCACCCGCGGCGGGGATCGCGGCATGA